ACCATTGATGTGCACATTCATGGGCCAGCAAATCAATTCCAAACCCTGATACAAACGTCATAGTCTGATGTTCCATGCCTCCTCCCCAGCTAAACTGAGCATGGCCGTATTTTTCTTTTGAAAAAGGATATTGAATAAATAAACTGTCGTAAAGCCGGATAACATTTATAAGCTCATGTGTTCCGGACCGGGCCTCACCCAGATTTTCAGGATATACATAGTTCAGCATCTGAAGTGAATCACCATTTAATAGCGGAACATAGTCACTGTAACTGGAATAATTAGTTACCGCAAGTGCTACCAGATATGCAGCAATAGGGTAACGGCTTTTCCAATGATATGATTTGTAATCACCAATCTGAACTTCAGAAATCAGCACACCATTGCTGCCATCGCGATAATCTCTAGGACAAGTAACTATTATATCAATAGAATCTATTTTATCATTTAAGGATTGCTTGCATGGCCACCAGTCTTTTGCTCCAAACGGCTCTGATAGAGTCCAGATAACAGGCACCCCACTGTGTGTGGTTTGAGAAAAGGAACCAAAGCCGGAGCCGGTGGGTATGCCTTCGTAATAAATGCTTACAGAATCTAAAATGCCATTAGTTATAGCGCAGGTAAAAAGATTGCCAGAACATCATCGCTACGTTGCGCATATCCGATACTGGAATTGTGATACCGGATGGAATCTATTTGCAGGTTGTAAGAGAAATCAAAATCCAATTCAGAGAAGTCATCTGTTTTCGGCACAAAATAAGTAGCTACAGAACCTGAAATATAGTATACATTAGGATCTATATTCCATTCACAGCGGTGATATTTAACATCATAGTTATCTGCTATTGTTTCTGAGGATTCTGACAACCGCAAAGCAATACGTTTTTCCGATTCCACTATCGTATTAAGATTTGGTGACAGCGGTACCTGTGCATGGATATACGATACTAAAAAAGAAAAAATAAGAGCGGTAAAAAATGATTTCACAAACAGAGGAGTTTAACAAGTCAATTAAAGGTATGAGTTTTTGGAAGACGATATTTTTGACGAATAAAAATAAGATAACAGCCTGTTTATTCTGCCTTTGGTGGGTTACTTATTTGATAAATACCGGTTTAGAAAGAACCTTTAAATTTGCTTTTATTTAGAATTAAGATGAAAATAGCATTACTGATATTCCTGATAATGCCAACCCTGGCCTTTAGCCAATACCAAGTGCAGTTCCAGGAAATCAGTTTTGTACAAGCACTTCAAAAATCCAGTGTAACTCATAAGCCTGTTTTTTTTATGGGCTATGCCTCCTGGTGTGAGCATTGCAAATACATGAAAGAGCAGGTGTTTACCGATTCCGCTGTAGCAGGATTTTTAAATCAGCATTTTGTTTCATTTAAAATAGATATGGAAAAAGGCGAAGGCATCGCACTCGCAAAAAAGTTGGCTGTTAAATCTTTACCAACGCTGATATTTTTAGACAGCAGTGGTAATACCCTTTATCGCATTGTAGGGGAATGGAAGAAAGATGATTTCTTAATCCAGGCAAAAAATGCACTTACGCCGGAACTGCAATTGCCTTATCTAAGGAAACAATATGAATCCGATAAATCCAATCCTGAAAAATGCTATCCCTACATCCGTGCCTTGCGGAGAGGAAATATGGATGTTCAGCAAGTGGCCGATGAATATTTTTTAACACAAAGCGATTCACAATTGTTGAGTGAAATAAACTGGAAAATACTTGCAAATGGAGAATTCGATATCACTTCTCATCCTTTTAAATTTCTTATCGCGCATCAGAAAGAATTTGCAGCAATTACTTCACCGGAGCGCGTAGAAAGAAAGCTTTTAGGTACAGTTGCTGAAGTGCTCAGTCCTTTAATTACCAATAAAGATTCGTTGAAATATTTTGAATTAAAATCTGCAGCTGTTGCTATTCGTGACTATAAAATAGATTCACTTCTTTTCACAATGGATATCACCCTTATGGAAAGTACCGGTAACTGGAGTGGATATCAAAAAGTAACTTCTGAATCCGTAACAAAATACCTTTGGCAGGATTATGTACAATTAAAAAATATCTGTGATCAGTATTTGAAACATATAACAGATCTGAAAGCACTCATTGCTGCAACAGAATGGGCATCGAGAACAGTACAGCTGCATGAGGATTACGGCACCTGGTTACTTTGTTCACGATTGTATTTGAAGGCAGGAAAAAAACCAGAAGCTTTTCAAATGGCTCAAAAAGCCAAGAATACAGCAGTTAAAAATGGATGGAGCACTGACGAAGCTGATGTGTTACTTAAGCAAACTCAATAGTAACAGAATTTAAAAAATTTTTTTCATCAATTACAGTTTGCTCCCTGGTTCACCCAAAGCTCCAATTTTTGTAATGCAGTATCCGCTATTTGTGTGGGCCCAAGGGAATAGGAGGGAGGCATGCCTCCTGAAGGGCTAAAAACACGGCTTTGCAATGAACCGTTATTTACTTTGTCTATCAGTCCTGCACAAGTAGTAAAATCCCCATTTGATCCCTGGTTGCTGTTTGTTACGTGACACTGCTGGCCGCCTGTTCCGTAACAATAAACCTGAAGAATAGGCACAATATCTTTAGAGAAGCTTATAACCGTATCTTCAATCAGCACTTTAGGAGCAGGCATGGCTGTTTTATCATTGGAACAACCAATAAAAAATAAACACGCACAAGCAACTACAAATAGATATTTCATGAAAAATATTTAAATGGAATACTTAAACTCATTGAAAAAATCAAACTTACATGAACTGGGACATAGTATTTTTAAAATGATAATCTAATTATCACAATTGTGTCATTTAATCTTAATTAATATCATAACAAATAAAGAATATGGCGAATTCAATGACTTTATCAGCTGTTTCTGAACAGGGCGGCGGTGTATTGTATATTATCTGTTGAAAGTTATGAGCGCTCAAAACAGTAAACAACTGCTGCTGGTTTATTTTATAACTCTTACTCTGGCAAGCAAAGGAGAAACGCCGGATTTTCATTTTGAAAATTTTACCACTGAAAACGGACTTTCTAATAATGAAGTCAGTTGCTTCTACCAGGATAAAAATGGCTTTTTATGGATTGGAACTAAATTTGGCCTGAACAAATTTGACGGCAACCAGTTTCAGAGTTTTTATCATAATCCGAATGATAGCAATTCCCTCTCGGGAAATCAGATTGTAGATCTATTGCAGGATGAAAACGGTGTATTCTGGGTTGCTACTAAAGATGGAGGTTTAACGCGGTACGATCCCCTTGCACAACATGGCAAACAATTCGATCAGTTTATCAACAGTCCTGAAAACCCTTTGTCTTTTCCTACGAACCGTCTGAATTGTGTTTTTAATTATAGCAGCAAATATATTATGGCAGGTGCTGAAGGTTTTCCTATTGTTTTAATAGATAAAAAATCATTAAAGGTGGTGCGATGGACTGCGGTGATGGATACTTCCGATTTGTTTTCCTTATTTAATGCAGATATCAAACAACAACTATTGTGGTCTCCATGGGTTCACAAGATCAAGCGACAAAATGATACGCTATTTATCAGTTTCCTTTCCGCAACTATAGTGTATCGTATTGTAAAAAATAGGCTGTATAATCCAAAGTATAATCCTTCCATAGAGGCAGATCCTTCAGGAATATTGACAATCCCTGATTTTTGTATAGATGGAAAAAAAATTTGGTGTACAAGCTGGAAGCAAGGGTTATTTCTGCAGCAAGATTCTTTTTTTAATGATCATTGGACTATCAGTACAAAAAAATTTGGTGACTTTAATGATGTCGCAAAAGCGGTGAGTAATTATAATCAACAATATTTATTAGTTGCCTCAGCCTCCACAGGATTATATTTAATCGATAAAAACAATGGTAAAAAGATTTCTTTCAGGAATAGAAAAAGTGAGCCGTACAGTCTGGCTTCAAATCAAACTACCTCATTATTTAAAGACCGTGATGGCAATTGGTGGATTGGTACTTTAGAAGGCTTTTCACGCTTTGATTCTAAGCAATGGCAAATAAAAATAACTCCCATTCTTTCAGATGCCTTTCCTGATTTTACATCGTTCAGCATTTTTGAAGATGATGAAAACATTTTGCGGATCTGCACAAGTGACGGAATTTATAAAAAAGCTTCGGGTGAAAAATCTTTTCATCTTGTCCCGTTTGAATTTAGAAATAAGCTGCTCAGTACCACGCTAATCCATGAATATGCACCTGGCGAATTTATTTTAGGAACGGAACTTTCTTTTTTCAAATATTATCCGCGCAGTGAAACTATTGAACCAGTTCCGGAAGACAAGCAATTTAATTTCCATACAGGGCTATACGATTTTGGAACCTTCCAGATTCGAAGCATGGTATCAGATACTCTTCATCAGCATCCGGTCCTGATGTATGCTCCACTAGGATGGGGACTTGGTCTCTACGATTTGGTAACAAAGGAACGGTTCGATTTTATTGTCAACCATTCGATAAAAAATTCTATTGGAAATAATCTTTCCAGAAAAATTATTAAAGATAAAATGGGAGTCATTTGGGTTGCAACTTCAGGAGGGCTTTTTAAATGGAGAGGTCAATCTGAATTAATCAATGATTTTGATTCATACTTCCACATACCGAATGATTCTTCTTCTATTTCTTCAAATGACATATCGGATATTTTTGCAGATGCGAATAACCACCTATGGATAACTACGATTGGCGGAGCACTTAATGAATTCGACGGTAATCGATTTACATGCTATCGCGCTGATCTGCCACAATCAAATCTGATGTATGGCATATACGCCGATAGAAGCAACCGTTTCTGGATACCAAGTGCCGCTGGCTTTGAAGTTTTTGACCGTGCGGAGAAGAGATTTTTTCATGTGCGGGTTTTCAATAGCACCATAATGCTAAGGCCCCCGGCCCAAATTATGCTAGATAAGAACGGTACTATGATGTATGCTGCAAAAAATTTTCTGGTTTCGTTCCAACCTGACTCTTTAAGATTTGATAAGACGTTTCCCAAAATTTATCTCACAGATTTTAAAGTGATGGACCAAAGCATTTTTCAGACTTCTGTATACTCGAATTTGAGATTGCCCTACAATAAAAATTTTATTACTATTGATTTTTCATCACTGCAACTATCACACTCTTCCCAGGTTAAGTATCAATATCAGCTTGCAGGCTTAAACGACGAATGGTTTTTTGAAGATGCAGATG
The nucleotide sequence above comes from Chitinophagales bacterium. Encoded proteins:
- a CDS encoding thioredoxin fold domain-containing protein, which produces MKIALLIFLIMPTLAFSQYQVQFQEISFVQALQKSSVTHKPVFFMGYASWCEHCKYMKEQVFTDSAVAGFLNQHFVSFKIDMEKGEGIALAKKLAVKSLPTLIFLDSSGNTLYRIVGEWKKDDFLIQAKNALTPELQLPYLRKQYESDKSNPEKCYPYIRALRRGNMDVQQVADEYFLTQSDSQLLSEINWKILANGEFDITSHPFKFLIAHQKEFAAITSPERVERKLLGTVAEVLSPLITNKDSLKYFELKSAAVAIRDYKIDSLLFTMDITLMESTGNWSGYQKVTSESVTKYLWQDYVQLKNICDQYLKHITDLKALIAATEWASRTVQLHEDYGTWLLCSRLYLKAGKKPEAFQMAQKAKNTAVKNGWSTDEADVLLKQTQ